Proteins from one Nyctibius grandis isolate bNycGra1 chromosome 2, bNycGra1.pri, whole genome shotgun sequence genomic window:
- the LOC137677873 gene encoding thyroid hormone-inducible hepatic protein-like yields the protein MEQYFSATQKMEQEVMFPSLLRGVFPQQDGAAPAAGGHRDLYERYQLLKAIKPVVEKGLASVTDHSQTGADTDTSSDANDAMDAQLEERLSHHLAGLQQVLTHLTRDTNALTRRYSQILEQITPSEGQPSW from the coding sequence ATGGAGCAGTACTTCTCGGCCACCCAGAAGATGGAGCAGGAGGTGATGTTCCCCAGCCTGCTCCGAGGGGTCTTCCCGCAGCAGgacggggcggccccggccgcgGGCGGACACAGGGACCTCTACGAGCGCTACCAGCTCCTCAAGGCCATCAAGCCCGTGGTGGAGAAAGGCCTGGCCTCCGTCACCGACCACAGTCAGACCGGTGCTGACACGGACACATCCTCGGACGCCAACGACGCCATGGACGCCCAGTTGGAGGAGCGCCTGTCCCACCACCTGGCCGGCTTGCAGCAGGTCCTCACCCACCTCACCAGGGACACCAACGCGCTCACGCGGAGGTACAGCCAGATCCTGGAGCAGATCACCCCCAGCGAAGGGCAGCCCAGCTGGTGA
- the LOC137677737 gene encoding thyroid hormone-inducible hepatic protein-like, whose protein sequence is MEQYFSATQKMEQEVMFPSLLRGVFPQQDGAAPAAGGHRDLYERYQLLKAIKPVVEKGLASVTDHSQTGADTDTSSDANDAMDAQLEERLSHHLAGLQQVLTHLTRDTNALTRRYSQILEQITPSEGQPSW, encoded by the coding sequence ATGGAGCAGTACTTCTCGGCCACCCAGAAGATGGAGCAGGAGGTGATGTTCCCCAGCCTGCTCCGAGGGGTCTTCCCGCAGCAGgacggggcggccccggccgcgGGCGGACACAGGGACCTCTACGAGCGCTACCAGCTCCTCAAGGCCATCAAGCCCGTGGTGGAGAAAGGCCTGGCCTCCGTCACCGACCACAGTCAGACCGGTGCTGACACGGACACATCCTCGGACGCCAACGACGCCATGGACGCCCAGCTGGAGGAGCGCCTGTCCCACCACCTGGCCGGCTTGCAGCAGGTCCTCACCCATCTCACCAGGGACACCAACGCCCTCACGCGGAGGTACAGCCAGATCCTGGAGCAGATCACCCCCAGCGAAGGGCAGCCCAGCTGGTGA
- the LOC137677736 gene encoding mid1-interacting protein 1A-like: MEQYFSATQKTEQEVMFPSLLRGVFPQQEGVAPAVGDNRDLYECYQLLSYQLLKATKPVVEKGLASVTDQSQTSTDANTAADEDADSNLEESLSCHVNGLQQVLTDLTKTTNALTWRYSQILEQISLSEDQSNS; the protein is encoded by the coding sequence ATGGAGCAGTACTTCTCGGCCACCCAGAAGACGGAGCAGGAGGTGATGTTCCCCAGCCTGCTCCGAGGGGTCTTCCCGCAGCAGGAGGGGGTGGCCCCAGCTGTGGGTGACAACAGGGACCTCTATGAGTGCTACCAGCTCCTCAGCTACCAGCTCCTCAAGGCCACCAAGCCTGTGGTGGAGAAAGGCCTGGCCTCTGTCACCGACCAGAGTCAGACCAGCACTGATGCCAACACAGCCGCAGATGAGGATGCAGACAGCAATCTGGAAGAGAGCCTCTCCTGTCATGTCAATGGCTTGCAGCAAGTTCTAACTGACCTCACCAAAACCACCAATGCCCTCACCTGGAGGTACAGCCAGATCCTGGAGCAGATCAGCCTCAGTGAAGATCAGTCCAACTCATGa
- the KCTD14 gene encoding BTB/POZ domain-containing protein KCTD14 isoform X2: MSISSEHKPLGKQVTGSLHTLSPIVELNVGGEMYTTTLSTLKKHSGSKLAEMFTGQPKLRTDSEGRFFIDRPGTYFKYILEYLRSNQVPTQCIQDVYKEALFYNIEPLIKQLEDSPQIFGELVARKQFLARVPNYSENIELMIRIARAEAVASRRSSVIVCVVRTEEDVARCQDALNSLDMDKKSVVKFGPWKAAPSISDLLDCIQMDVEAKGYKISFQPHVAEKGFRFKSHDFFYKFLFTWW, from the exons ATGAGCATTTCATCGGAGCACAAGCCCCTTGGGAAGCAGGTCACCGGCAGCCTGCACACG TTGTCACCAATTGTGGAGTTAAATGTCGGTGGGGAGATGTACACGACAACGCTGAGCACCTTAAAGAAACACTCTGGCTCCAAGCTGGCAGAGATGTTCACTGGCCAGCCCAAACTCAGGACTGACTCTGAAGGGAGGTTCTTCATCGACAGGCCAGGCACCTATTTCAAATACATCTTGGAGTACCTGCGCAGTAACCAAGTGCCCACCCAGTGCATCCAGGACGTCTACAAGGAGGCATTGTTCTACAACATCGAACCTCTAATCAAGCAGCTAGAAGACTCCCCGCAGATCTTTGGGGAGCTCGTGGCGAGGAAGCAGTTTCTGGCTCGCGTGCCCAACTACAGCGAGAACATTGAACTGATGATCCGCATCGCGAGGGCAGAAGCGGTTGCATCACGTCGGTCCAGTGTCATCGTATGCGTGGTCAGAACTGAGGAGGATGTGGCCAGATGTCAGGATGCCTTGAACAGCTTGGACATGGATAAAAAATCTGTGGTGAAGTTTGGCCCCTGGAAGGCAGCGCCAAGTATTTCTGATCTGCTAGACTGCATTCAAATGGATGTTGAAGCCAAAGGGTATAAAATATCCTTTCAGCCCCATGTTGCTGAAAAAGGTTTTCGCTTCAAATCGCATGACTTCTTCTACAAGTTCCTCTTCACCTGGTGGTAG
- the KCTD14 gene encoding BTB/POZ domain-containing protein KCTD14 isoform X1 codes for MSISSEHKPLGKQVTGSLHTVSKLSPIVELNVGGEMYTTTLSTLKKHSGSKLAEMFTGQPKLRTDSEGRFFIDRPGTYFKYILEYLRSNQVPTQCIQDVYKEALFYNIEPLIKQLEDSPQIFGELVARKQFLARVPNYSENIELMIRIARAEAVASRRSSVIVCVVRTEEDVARCQDALNSLDMDKKSVVKFGPWKAAPSISDLLDCIQMDVEAKGYKISFQPHVAEKGFRFKSHDFFYKFLFTWW; via the exons ATGAGCATTTCATCGGAGCACAAGCCCCTTGGGAAGCAGGTCACCGGCAGCCTGCACACGGTGAGTAAG TTGTCACCAATTGTGGAGTTAAATGTCGGTGGGGAGATGTACACGACAACGCTGAGCACCTTAAAGAAACACTCTGGCTCCAAGCTGGCAGAGATGTTCACTGGCCAGCCCAAACTCAGGACTGACTCTGAAGGGAGGTTCTTCATCGACAGGCCAGGCACCTATTTCAAATACATCTTGGAGTACCTGCGCAGTAACCAAGTGCCCACCCAGTGCATCCAGGACGTCTACAAGGAGGCATTGTTCTACAACATCGAACCTCTAATCAAGCAGCTAGAAGACTCCCCGCAGATCTTTGGGGAGCTCGTGGCGAGGAAGCAGTTTCTGGCTCGCGTGCCCAACTACAGCGAGAACATTGAACTGATGATCCGCATCGCGAGGGCAGAAGCGGTTGCATCACGTCGGTCCAGTGTCATCGTATGCGTGGTCAGAACTGAGGAGGATGTGGCCAGATGTCAGGATGCCTTGAACAGCTTGGACATGGATAAAAAATCTGTGGTGAAGTTTGGCCCCTGGAAGGCAGCGCCAAGTATTTCTGATCTGCTAGACTGCATTCAAATGGATGTTGAAGCCAAAGGGTATAAAATATCCTTTCAGCCCCATGTTGCTGAAAAAGGTTTTCGCTTCAAATCGCATGACTTCTTCTACAAGTTCCTCTTCACCTGGTGGTAG